The Ananas comosus cultivar F153 linkage group 6, ASM154086v1, whole genome shotgun sequence genome segment TCATGAAGTTCAAACTCCCCAGAAGTGGTAGTGATCCATGTGGAGTCACTGGCGGCATGGCCCTTAGACCAGCCCTTGCCCCGGCAAAAGCCCACCTTCTTATATCTGGATAGACAGCAGCAGCTTTTGGAAGAAGCTCTTCCATTGCTCTACGAGCTTCCTCTTCGGGGACGTTCGATGTGTAATCTTTTGATTTCCAATCCCACGTGGACCCCAACGAGACAGAACGCGGCCCTTGGAACGCGAGCCATGCATCGGATAGAATGGAGGGGCTTTGGTCACCATACTCTCCACTGCAGGAAAAAACAATCTTGTGTCAGTAAGCTTGTTCTCAACTACAACAGTGCACAAATGAATATTGCATGTGACCCAGAATTTTCCCATGCCTAATATAGCATGCCTATTAGGCCAGCAATGGACCTAGGCAAGCACAAAACACTTAGGCGTATTTGGCGGCAAGGGCCACTAAAAATAGGCCTCACTAAGAAAATGGATCAGGTGTTGGCTCATTTCATAGACCAGGTTCAGGCCAAAAGAAGATGGAGTGCCGCTCCTTCGGCAGTAGTGCATACACAGTTATTAATTACATACCGTGCATCTATCGGCAATTGAAGTTCTGCAACAACTCCTCTACAGCTTCTCAGAGGGAGCTTTCCTGCGAGCTCCGGAAGCATGTCCACTTTGGCACCGAGGCAGATGATCATTGCATCATATTCATCTGGGCGTTGTCAAATGACTTTTAAATTTCGGACATTTCtcaaatgaaaaagagaaaaaacagaaaactaTCATGTCCCGTTTTGCCATCCTCACTAAAGCAAGATTACCATCATGCAGACTATGCTTTCACAATATTAACGCATCGGAAAGGAATTACGTCAAATTACCTGCCAACTGACGGAGGCTTTTAATAGTCTCCCTGAACAAATTGAGCTCTCTTTCTTCACAGATGTTTGATGCAGAACTTTCATCTGCCAGATTTCGGCATGCAAGAAACAATGCCTGCAAAATAAGTGAGAGTGgttttcttttcatcatttgtTATAAGCGACAAGTGTAGTAAATACTCGATAGAATGTAAGAATAGAGCGAAATGCACCTGAAGGTATCTCTTAGGATGGATATTTACAGCATGGGGCATATATACAGCAAAGTCGAATGGAACGCACAATCCAGGTACAAGTGATTGAGCAGCTTCCCTATCTAGAGCTTCCAGATTGCAACAGTGAAGGCTACTCTGAGTATTCTAATCACTTGAATAGGcaataaatcaatcaaaatttacatatgataaaaaataatagcatTACATCCAGACACTAAGTTCGCCATAAGTACCTCCATTAAAATATCAACTTTTTTCTCACTAGTTGCAGGTCTCAATATGCCCCTGAAAGAACATCAGCTATTATAGCATCAGCTACCTTCATTGCCTACTTAGTAAAAAAAGTATCAACAGCAAGAACTATGCATGTTTAACAGATTAGGACGAAAATTCCATTCTAGTTGTTTGGAGAAGAAATAATTGCCTTCTGCAAACAATAGTTCCATCAAACTTGGATGTAAAGTCTTGAATGATCTGATTGGAACCTGTCGCTTCATTCACTCGTTCTGCAACGTTTAACAGTTGTAGACATTCTTTCCAGCATTCAGCACCTTTCCAAAGAAGCTTAGCTGAAATTAGAAATACCCAGTTACTCAAGCACATGCCACTCTCAAGTGTTAAAGGTCATATACTTAGTTAATCAATTTGCACAATTCTTCTACATAAATGTGATGAAGTAAATTCTATTTTCAAATAATTAGGCAAGGTCTAGGTGCTACATATTGCAATGTGGAATTTGTGAAAATGGAAACCTTTAGGGGAGTAAGGATGAAGTAGTCCTCCAGAAACGCCGGAAGCGCCTCCACCTATCccattttcatcaaatatatcAACACGGATCTGGGACTCTTTCGGACTATGCTGCTTAAAAAGGTTGATGTCATGAAATATTCGCAAATAGATAATAAGTTGTCTGATCAGATATGCTGATAATGCAGTTGAATGAAGTACAAAATTCCGACCAACATGTAAATTTCGTATGCTCCTCCAGTTCTGTAATAAAATGAATGTAAGCTAAGGAACAAACATTGAGTCCATCTTAAGTTAAGAAGAATCATAAGATGGAAGGAGAGCAGCTTATTAAGAAAAGGCAAGGTTACAACTTAAGTTCTTTGAAGTTTGAACTGATAAAACGGATCAAAGTAGCATGTTCCTTGAGCACTACAAAACCCAATAtgatgacaagtgacaagaaaaGGAGGTGAGAGAAGCCGTGAACTACATCATCATCCCGCAAGTGGATTCGCGAACAATTTGCACCACAACAAAGAACTGTGTGAATTAAGAGACATGGCAATTTACAGGGGTAAAGTTTATTCTCCATAGATTCGCAAAACTTCACTCAGCTTGCTCTAAACATCTCATCCTAAATCTAAGGGCCTGTAAGGGATTGCTGCAACTTTCTACAAAAGTATTATTTGAGTGAACTTGTTTGAAGCTTCAAATCGGACTTCTGCTTTAGGCGTCCCCAAGGTCGATTCAAGAAGCTGGTAAGTAGGTACACCAATTGTTCTACTATAACATAGTACAAAACATGCAACAATAAGAAATGGAAAATCTTTAATGCCTACATTTTAGATGAATCACTATAATTACTAGATGGTCCTTCCATTTTAACTAAATCTCTTCTAGCAACAAAGCATGATAACATTTTCCTCAACACAATCAACTCACAACTAACCAAACTAAAAGGAATAGGTATCTATAAGAAGGATAAGAGAAACTAGAGAGAAACAACAACAACCAAGCTATTTCGATCTAAACAAGTTCAAATAATTGGaggaaaacccaaaaaaaaaaaaaaaaagggaagaagaagaagaacaatgGAGAGGAAAAGATCGGCGACCTTGAGAAGATGCCAAGCGACGGATAACCCCGCGAATCCGGCTCCGAGGATCGCGTACCTCGCGGAGCGCTTGCTCCTCCCTAGAGAAAGGGTGGTGGAGAAGGAGCTCGGGGAGCTGCTTCTTCGTAGGGATTCAGCTCTGAGCAGAAGAAAATGCGTgcttctagggttagggtttgggagcGGGGTACGAAGGGAAGGGAGAAGGTGAAGGTTTAGCGCCATCGAGGGTTAGGATTTAGGAGACGCTTTTGGAATTTGGGTACATCAAATACGGAGGCGCCAAACCATTTGGGCCCTCTTTGACCCGGCCCGTTTAGAGCCCGACCCGTTTGAAGCCTATTATTAGTTTGGATgaataaaagaggaaagaaaatgaaaaggctTGCTGCGTGGATTAAaggaagaaataaaataataataataaaaaagaaacttaACATCTTCACAATGCTGTTAAACATAAGAGCAATTCCTTGTGCGGTTCATTataaaggaattaaaaaaaatacacagTATAAACTCATATCACCATACAACCACTGCCAAAAGAGTTAGCAGTAAATCCGAATCAGCCTCAATATTCATCTAGCTAATGCAATAGAAACAAACCCTTGAATTATATAACATAGACGCAATTAATTGGCAGCATGATAGCATTCCTCACTGAGGTGAAAACCTAGATACAAGCATATTCCGAATTacatttaagtttaaaaatagaATGTTTCATTGCATCAGAGCCTGTGTTAACATGGAATCTGAGGCTTCTGATCTATTGAGAGAGACTTGTCCTTAGTTCTGGTTAAGTTCTTCCAGCCGCTTCGCCCGATGAAGGTCAATTTGAAGGTCAATTTGAAGTTCTATTTCGATCTCTACATATACAAGCATGCGCAACATATCTGCTTCCAGGTTAAGCCATGTTAGGCTTAAAAGGGCTTAAGAGCTGCATTAAGCTTTGCGGACGATAAcatgtctctctctcttgtactcTATTTCATCCCTTTGGTGCATGATCAACAGGGCTCTTCTCACCTATAAAAGGATAAGTTTAAGATAATACACCGAAGTGTTGCGAAGTTGAAATTAGCAGATCATGGATTACAAATCACTCACAATGGAGTCATTCATTCCCATCCTGGAAAGTTCGTCAATCAGCCGTCTTTCTGACATATGACTTCCGATGCCCATTCTTCTCTTTATCTGTGTCTCAGCTTTCTGTTAAAGAGAGCCAAAAGAAGAAGACTAGCTCAGCTGAAATAGAAGgcgcaaaaaaaatatacatacgAAGTGCGAACACATATCGAATAGAAATATTAAGAGTCTCTATTAAATAACCTTGATCTCGTTTGCGATCTCAGGGGTCAAGTTCAAATGCTCGTTGATTCCAGACCGAGCAGCGTCCATAGTTGAAACGTTGAACAATCTAAATGCCTCTTCCACATGCTCTTGTGTAGCAACGGAGGTCCTAAATATAAGTATCAATTgacatataacatatataaaatatatggaaTTTCACAAGTGTAAAAGATTTGCACAGTAAATAGGCAATGCATTTTTAAACTCCTAAATGGTAATGCGAACAAGAGCTGCAGCTCAGCTAAAATTCGTTTAATCTACAATGCACAGGATGAGATAGCACCCTTTTTTTTCCATAAAGTATGAGAAAGCACTTACAGTCTCATTTTTGCTAGTGATTCACTCAATCTGATTATGGCTTCAAGCTGCCTCACGGTGATAGGAATTGCACTAGTCTTAGTATTCTCATAAGCCTGCTGCCTCATTTTCTACAAAGCAACACAGACATGGGAACGAAACTTGAATTGGCAGAAGTTCATCAACGTCCAAATTAGACAAGGAAAGGGTTTTTTGCACCCGTGCCCCTTAAAACTTTGCTTTTGTATTTGTGTGTGCATGGCCAGGGGTATCTACATGAAATTAAAGAGACTTGATGCAAAAGCTTATTTTTGCATAGACACCACTGGCATGCGCAAATAATCTATACTTTCAGTGGTACACATTGCAAAAACCAACTTTCTCATAATTGATAATAGCATATATAagcaaatttataattttggtcCTACCTGTC includes the following:
- the LOC109712205 gene encoding uncharacterized protein LOC109712205: MALNLHLLPSLRTPLPNPNPRSTHFLLLRAESLRRSSSPSSFSTTLSLGRSKRSARYAILGAGFAGLSVAWHLLKHSPKESQIRVDIFDENGIGGGASGVSGGLLHPYSPKAKLLWKGAECWKECLQLLNVAERVNEATGSNQIIQDFTSKFDGTIVCRRGILRPATSEKKVDILMENTQSSLHCCNLEALDREAAQSLVPGLCVPFDFAVYMPHAVNIHPKRYLQALFLACRNLADESSASNICEERELNLFRETIKSLRQLADEYDAMIICLGAKVDMLPELAGKLPLRSCRGVVAELQLPIDARGEYGDQSPSILSDAWLAFQGPRSVSLGSTWDWKSKDYTSNVPEEEARRAMEELLPKAAAVYPDIRRWAFAGARAGLRAMPPVTPHGSLPLLGSLNFMIREAGECLYWLVGGLGSRGLLYHGLAGNLTAQAVVSCDESVIPSEFTSWKKKREVLS